The proteins below come from a single Gimesia alba genomic window:
- a CDS encoding DUF1559 domain-containing protein, whose product MMQQHTRKRGFTLIELLVVIAIIAILIALLLPAVQQAREAARKSACKNNMKQLGLAFHNYHETFKQFPLQQTCCGPADSGTPAPQTWRIRHSWTVRILPYVDQAPLYNQINFSTDGMHGTNLALKKERLKVVECPSDPLIQDTDTGADDISGEQRGQTDYAISAGGHPNNTSTTPGTSGAAYGQFSSIPRVRDVRGMFSRSGYSARISQVTDGTTNTIMIGEVVGPLCLWQDWGYQSWGTMAHPINYRNEELIAGTVSRGDHSVCIGFRSRHEGGAFFTMADGSVHFLSENIDGNLYRNLGDKADGNPVDGFGG is encoded by the coding sequence ATGATGCAGCAGCATACACGGAAACGTGGTTTTACATTAATTGAGTTACTCGTCGTCATTGCCATTATTGCGATCCTGATTGCGCTCTTGCTGCCAGCGGTTCAGCAGGCACGAGAAGCGGCCCGGAAAAGTGCCTGTAAGAATAACATGAAACAGCTTGGGTTAGCCTTTCATAATTATCATGAAACGTTCAAACAATTTCCACTGCAACAGACCTGTTGCGGGCCGGCCGACTCTGGAACCCCTGCTCCGCAGACGTGGCGAATTCGACACAGCTGGACGGTACGGATTCTGCCTTATGTCGACCAGGCTCCTCTTTACAATCAGATCAACTTCAGCACGGACGGCATGCATGGCACCAATCTTGCGCTGAAGAAAGAACGACTGAAGGTGGTTGAATGCCCGTCCGATCCGTTGATTCAGGATACCGATACCGGGGCCGATGATATCAGTGGCGAACAGAGAGGGCAGACCGACTACGCGATCTCAGCCGGCGGTCATCCCAACAATACTTCGACTACTCCGGGAACGTCTGGCGCGGCCTACGGGCAATTCAGCAGTATACCCAGGGTAAGAGATGTGCGTGGCATGTTCAGTCGCAGTGGTTACTCTGCCAGAATCAGTCAGGTGACCGACGGGACAACGAATACGATCATGATTGGTGAAGTCGTCGGCCCGCTCTGTCTCTGGCAGGATTGGGGTTATCAGAGCTGGGGCACGATGGCACACCCGATCAATTACCGAAACGAAGAATTGATTGCCGGGACGGTGAGTCGGGGTGATCACAGTGTCTGCATCGGGTTTCGCAGCCGACATGAAGGGGGCGCCTTCTTCACCATGGCCGACGGCAGTGTGCATTTTCTAAGCGAAAACATTGACGGCAATCTTTACCGGAATCTGGGAGACAAGGCCGATGGGAATCCGGTCGATGGATTTGGTGGTTAA